A section of the Gasterosteus aculeatus chromosome 10, fGasAcu3.hap1.1, whole genome shotgun sequence genome encodes:
- the LOC120826403 gene encoding ATPase inhibitor, mitochondrial, producing MMSRFLLGATARRCVASQIRSASDQLGELGKGAGKGGGGGGSVRAAGGAFGKREVAEEERYFRQKEKEQMEALRKHHVEEIEHHKKEIERLQKEIDRHKGKIRKLNHDD from the exons ATGATGTCGAGGTTCCTCCTCGGAGCGACCGCGCGCAGGTGCGTCGCCTCGCAAATAAGAAGCGCGTCTGATCAG CTTGGCGAGTTGGGAAAGGGCGCAGGcaaaggtggaggaggcggaggatcCGTGAGGGCGGCTGGGGGCGCATTTGGAAAGCGAGAAGTGGCAGAAGAGGAGCGGTACTTCAG gcagaaagagaaggagcagATGGAGGCACTGAGGAAGCATCATGTGGAGGAGATTGAACACCACAAAAAGGAGATTGAGCGCCTGCAAAAGGAGATTGACCGTCACAAGGGCAAAATCAGAAAGCTGAACCATGACGACTAA
- the LOC120826398 gene encoding heterogeneous nuclear ribonucleoprotein R isoform X3: MAAAEVNGSSAPVKEEEEPMDVTATHTENYQTLVDAGLPQKVAESLDNIFQTGLVEYVDLDERAIDALREFNEEGALTVLQQFKESDLSHVQNKSAFLCGVMKTYRQREKQGSKVQESTKGPDETKIKALLERTGYTLDVTTGQRKYGGPPPEDVFKGIQPGIGTEVFVGKIPRDLYEDELVPLFESAGPIWDLRLMMDPLSGQNRGYAFITYCNKDDAQKAVKLCDNHEIRPGKYLGVCISVANNRLFVGSIPKNKTRESILEDFGKVTEGLQEVILYHQPDDKKKNRGFCFLEYEDHKSAAQARRRLMSGKVKVWGNPVTVEWADPVAEPDPEVMAKVKVLFVRKLATAVTEELLEKTFSQFGKLERVKKLKDYAFVHFEERDSAVKAMDEMNGKELGGEDIEIVLAKPPDKKRKERQAARQTTRNSGYDDYYYYQPPRMPPPGRGRGRGGRGGYAYPSDYYGYDDYYDDYYGYDYHDYRGGYEDPYYGYEDVYSMRGRGTRPSRGGPPPPRARGAPPARGRGGYAQRGPPLGGPRGGRGGRGAPFQPQRGRGPRGARGNRGGNVGGKRKADVFNQPDSKRRQTNNQQNWGSQPIAQQPLQQGADYSGGGALRAAPVE; encoded by the exons ATGGCTGCCGCCGAGGTGAACGGCAGCTCCGCTCCcgtgaaggaggaagaggagcccaTGGACGTGACCGCGACGCACACCGAGAACTACCAGACGCTCGTCGACGCCGGGCTTCCTCAGAAAGTAGCCGAAAGTCTAGATAACATCTTCCAGACAG gcCTGGTGGAGTATGTTGACTTAGACGAAAGGGCCATTGATGCACTGCGTGAGTTCAATGAGGAGGGAGCGCTCACTGTGTTGCAACAATTCAAAGAGAGCGACCTGTCACACGTACAG aaTAAAAGTGCTTTCCTTTGCGGAGTGATGAAGACttacagacagagagaaaagcaagGAAGTAAAGTACAAGAGTCCACCAAGGGCCCagatgaaacaaaaataaag gctTTACTGGAGCGGACCGGATACACCCTGGATGTCACTACGGGGCAGAGAAAATATGGAGGTCCCCCGCCTGAGGACGTGTTCAAAGGAATCCAACCAGGGATTGGAACTGAG GTGTTTGTCGGAAAAATCCCAAGAGATTTGTATGAAGATGAGCTTGTTCCTCTCTTTGAGTCTGCTGGTCCGATCTGGGACCTCAGGCTAATGATGGACCCTCTCTCTGGTCAGAATAGAGGCTACGCCTTTATTACCTACTGCAATAAGGATGACGCACAAAAGGCCGTGAAGCTT tgtGATAACCATGAAATCCGCCCTGGCAAGTACTTGGGAGTGTGTATATCTGTTGCAAACAATCGCCTGTTTGTTGGATCAATTCCAAAGAACAAGACAAGGGAAAGTATATTGGAAGACTTTGGGAAAGTTACAG AGGGTCTCCAGGAGGTGATACTGTACCACCAGCCAGATGACAAGAAGAAAAACCGCGGCTTTTGTTTCCTGGAGTACGAGGATCACAAGTCTGCAGCACAGGCCCGCCGCCGCCTGATGAGTGGCAAGGTCAAAGTGTGGGGTAACCCCGTCACTGTGGAGTGGGCGGACCCTGTTGCTGAGCCAGACCCGGAGGTCATGGCCAAG GTCAAGGTGCTCTTTGTTAGGAAACTAGCCACAGCAGTGACTGAAGAGCTCCTTGAAAAAACCTTCTCCCAGTTTGGAAAGCTGGAGCGAGTGAAGAAATTGAAAGACTATGCTTTTGTCCATTTTGAAGAAAGGGATTCTGCTGTAAAG gcaATGGATGAGATGAATGGGAAGGAACTAGGAGGAGAAGACATCGAGATAGTCCTGGCAAAGCCCCCGGacaagaagaggaaagagcGCCAAGCAGCTCGTCAGACCACCAGGAATTCAGG GTATGatgactactactactaccaacCCCCACGCATGCCCCCACCTGGCCGAGGCAGGGGGCGCGGTGGCCGTGGGGGCTATGCCTATCCGTCCGATTACTACGGATACGATGACTACTACGATGACTACTATGGCTATGACTATCATGACTACCGTGGCGGCTATGAAGACCCTTACTACGGCTACGAAGATGTGTACAGCATGAGGGGCCGTGGCACCCGTCCCAGCAGGGGcggacctcctccacctcgagCTCGTGGGGCACCCCCGGCAAGAGGGCGGGGGGGCTACGCCCAGAGAGGGCCCCCCCTTGGTGGCCCAAGGGGCGGCCGAGGAGGGCGTGGAGCACCTTTCCAGCCGCAGAGGGGTCGCGGTCCTCGCGGGGCCAGGGGCAACCGTGGCGGTAACGTCGGCGGAAAGAGGAAGGCCGACGTGTTTAACCAGCCTGACTCCAAGCGCCGCcagaccaacaaccaacagaacTGGGGGTCCCAGCCCATCGCCCAGCAGCCCCTGCAGCAGGGGGCCGACTATTCCG GTGGAGGAGCATTGAGAGCGGCACCAGTAGAATGA
- the LOC120826398 gene encoding heterogeneous nuclear ribonucleoprotein R isoform X4: protein MAAAEVNGSSAPVKEEEEPMDVTATHTENYQTLVDAGLPQKVAESLDNIFQTGLVEYVDLDERAIDALREFNEEGALTVLQQFKESDLSHVQNKSAFLCGVMKTYRQREKQGSKVQESTKGPDETKIKALLERTGYTLDVTTGQRKYGGPPPEDVFKGIQPGIGTEVFVGKIPRDLYEDELVPLFESAGPIWDLRLMMDPLSGQNRGYAFITYCNKDDAQKAVKLCDNHEIRPGKYLGVCISVANNRLFVGSIPKNKTRESILEDFGKVTEGLQEVILYHQPDDKKKNRGFCFLEYEDHKSAAQARRRLMSGKVKVWGNPVTVEWADPVAEPDPEVMAKVKVLFVRKLATAVTEELLEKTFSQFGKLERVKKLKDYAFVHFEERDSAVKAMDEMNGKELGGEDIEIVLAKPPDKKRKERQAARQTTRNSGYDDYYYYQPPRMPPPGRGRGRGGRGGYAYPSDYYGYDDYYDDYYGYDYHDYRGGYEDPYYGYEDVYSMRGRGTRPSRGGPPPPRARGAPPARGRGGYAQRGPPLGGPRGGRGGRGAPFQPQRGRGPRGARGNRGGNVGGKRKADVFNQPDSKRRQTNNQQNWGSQPIAQQPLQQGADYSDHLKD, encoded by the exons ATGGCTGCCGCCGAGGTGAACGGCAGCTCCGCTCCcgtgaaggaggaagaggagcccaTGGACGTGACCGCGACGCACACCGAGAACTACCAGACGCTCGTCGACGCCGGGCTTCCTCAGAAAGTAGCCGAAAGTCTAGATAACATCTTCCAGACAG gcCTGGTGGAGTATGTTGACTTAGACGAAAGGGCCATTGATGCACTGCGTGAGTTCAATGAGGAGGGAGCGCTCACTGTGTTGCAACAATTCAAAGAGAGCGACCTGTCACACGTACAG aaTAAAAGTGCTTTCCTTTGCGGAGTGATGAAGACttacagacagagagaaaagcaagGAAGTAAAGTACAAGAGTCCACCAAGGGCCCagatgaaacaaaaataaag gctTTACTGGAGCGGACCGGATACACCCTGGATGTCACTACGGGGCAGAGAAAATATGGAGGTCCCCCGCCTGAGGACGTGTTCAAAGGAATCCAACCAGGGATTGGAACTGAG GTGTTTGTCGGAAAAATCCCAAGAGATTTGTATGAAGATGAGCTTGTTCCTCTCTTTGAGTCTGCTGGTCCGATCTGGGACCTCAGGCTAATGATGGACCCTCTCTCTGGTCAGAATAGAGGCTACGCCTTTATTACCTACTGCAATAAGGATGACGCACAAAAGGCCGTGAAGCTT tgtGATAACCATGAAATCCGCCCTGGCAAGTACTTGGGAGTGTGTATATCTGTTGCAAACAATCGCCTGTTTGTTGGATCAATTCCAAAGAACAAGACAAGGGAAAGTATATTGGAAGACTTTGGGAAAGTTACAG AGGGTCTCCAGGAGGTGATACTGTACCACCAGCCAGATGACAAGAAGAAAAACCGCGGCTTTTGTTTCCTGGAGTACGAGGATCACAAGTCTGCAGCACAGGCCCGCCGCCGCCTGATGAGTGGCAAGGTCAAAGTGTGGGGTAACCCCGTCACTGTGGAGTGGGCGGACCCTGTTGCTGAGCCAGACCCGGAGGTCATGGCCAAG GTCAAGGTGCTCTTTGTTAGGAAACTAGCCACAGCAGTGACTGAAGAGCTCCTTGAAAAAACCTTCTCCCAGTTTGGAAAGCTGGAGCGAGTGAAGAAATTGAAAGACTATGCTTTTGTCCATTTTGAAGAAAGGGATTCTGCTGTAAAG gcaATGGATGAGATGAATGGGAAGGAACTAGGAGGAGAAGACATCGAGATAGTCCTGGCAAAGCCCCCGGacaagaagaggaaagagcGCCAAGCAGCTCGTCAGACCACCAGGAATTCAGG GTATGatgactactactactaccaacCCCCACGCATGCCCCCACCTGGCCGAGGCAGGGGGCGCGGTGGCCGTGGGGGCTATGCCTATCCGTCCGATTACTACGGATACGATGACTACTACGATGACTACTATGGCTATGACTATCATGACTACCGTGGCGGCTATGAAGACCCTTACTACGGCTACGAAGATGTGTACAGCATGAGGGGCCGTGGCACCCGTCCCAGCAGGGGcggacctcctccacctcgagCTCGTGGGGCACCCCCGGCAAGAGGGCGGGGGGGCTACGCCCAGAGAGGGCCCCCCCTTGGTGGCCCAAGGGGCGGCCGAGGAGGGCGTGGAGCACCTTTCCAGCCGCAGAGGGGTCGCGGTCCTCGCGGGGCCAGGGGCAACCGTGGCGGTAACGTCGGCGGAAAGAGGAAGGCCGACGTGTTTAACCAGCCTGACTCCAAGCGCCGCcagaccaacaaccaacagaacTGGGGGTCCCAGCCCATCGCCCAGCAGCCCCTGCAGCAGGGGGCCGACTATTCCG ATCATCTAAAAGACTGA
- the LOC120826398 gene encoding heterogeneous nuclear ribonucleoprotein R isoform X2, which translates to MAAAEVNGSSAPVKEEEEPMDVTATHTENYQTLVDAGLPQKVAESLDNIFQTGLVEYVDLDERAIDALREFNEEGALTVLQQFKESDLSHVQNKSAFLCGVMKTYRQREKQGSKVQESTKGPDETKIKALLERTGYTLDVTTGQRKYGGPPPEDVFKGIQPGIGTEVFVGKIPRDLYEDELVPLFESAGPIWDLRLMMDPLSGQNRGYAFITYCNKDDAQKAVKLCDNHEIRPGKYLGVCISVANNRLFVGSIPKNKTRESILEDFGKVTEGLQEVILYHQPDDKKKNRGFCFLEYEDHKSAAQARRRLMSGKVKVWGNPVTVEWADPVAEPDPEVMAKVKVLFVRKLATAVTEELLEKTFSQFGKLERVKKLKDYAFVHFEERDSAVKAMDEMNGKELGGEDIEIVLAKPPDKKRKERQAARQTTRNSGYDDYYYYQPPRMPPPGRGRGRGGRGGYAYPSDYYGYDDYYDDYYGYDYHDYRGGYEDPYYGYEDVYSMRGRGTRPSRGGPPPPRARGAPPARGRGGYAQRGPPLGGPRGGRGGRGAPFQPQRGRGPRGARGNRGGNVGGKRKADVFNQPDSKRRQTNNQQNWGSQPIAQQPLQQGADYSGNYGYSNDTMEFSQDSYGQQWK; encoded by the exons ATGGCTGCCGCCGAGGTGAACGGCAGCTCCGCTCCcgtgaaggaggaagaggagcccaTGGACGTGACCGCGACGCACACCGAGAACTACCAGACGCTCGTCGACGCCGGGCTTCCTCAGAAAGTAGCCGAAAGTCTAGATAACATCTTCCAGACAG gcCTGGTGGAGTATGTTGACTTAGACGAAAGGGCCATTGATGCACTGCGTGAGTTCAATGAGGAGGGAGCGCTCACTGTGTTGCAACAATTCAAAGAGAGCGACCTGTCACACGTACAG aaTAAAAGTGCTTTCCTTTGCGGAGTGATGAAGACttacagacagagagaaaagcaagGAAGTAAAGTACAAGAGTCCACCAAGGGCCCagatgaaacaaaaataaag gctTTACTGGAGCGGACCGGATACACCCTGGATGTCACTACGGGGCAGAGAAAATATGGAGGTCCCCCGCCTGAGGACGTGTTCAAAGGAATCCAACCAGGGATTGGAACTGAG GTGTTTGTCGGAAAAATCCCAAGAGATTTGTATGAAGATGAGCTTGTTCCTCTCTTTGAGTCTGCTGGTCCGATCTGGGACCTCAGGCTAATGATGGACCCTCTCTCTGGTCAGAATAGAGGCTACGCCTTTATTACCTACTGCAATAAGGATGACGCACAAAAGGCCGTGAAGCTT tgtGATAACCATGAAATCCGCCCTGGCAAGTACTTGGGAGTGTGTATATCTGTTGCAAACAATCGCCTGTTTGTTGGATCAATTCCAAAGAACAAGACAAGGGAAAGTATATTGGAAGACTTTGGGAAAGTTACAG AGGGTCTCCAGGAGGTGATACTGTACCACCAGCCAGATGACAAGAAGAAAAACCGCGGCTTTTGTTTCCTGGAGTACGAGGATCACAAGTCTGCAGCACAGGCCCGCCGCCGCCTGATGAGTGGCAAGGTCAAAGTGTGGGGTAACCCCGTCACTGTGGAGTGGGCGGACCCTGTTGCTGAGCCAGACCCGGAGGTCATGGCCAAG GTCAAGGTGCTCTTTGTTAGGAAACTAGCCACAGCAGTGACTGAAGAGCTCCTTGAAAAAACCTTCTCCCAGTTTGGAAAGCTGGAGCGAGTGAAGAAATTGAAAGACTATGCTTTTGTCCATTTTGAAGAAAGGGATTCTGCTGTAAAG gcaATGGATGAGATGAATGGGAAGGAACTAGGAGGAGAAGACATCGAGATAGTCCTGGCAAAGCCCCCGGacaagaagaggaaagagcGCCAAGCAGCTCGTCAGACCACCAGGAATTCAGG GTATGatgactactactactaccaacCCCCACGCATGCCCCCACCTGGCCGAGGCAGGGGGCGCGGTGGCCGTGGGGGCTATGCCTATCCGTCCGATTACTACGGATACGATGACTACTACGATGACTACTATGGCTATGACTATCATGACTACCGTGGCGGCTATGAAGACCCTTACTACGGCTACGAAGATGTGTACAGCATGAGGGGCCGTGGCACCCGTCCCAGCAGGGGcggacctcctccacctcgagCTCGTGGGGCACCCCCGGCAAGAGGGCGGGGGGGCTACGCCCAGAGAGGGCCCCCCCTTGGTGGCCCAAGGGGCGGCCGAGGAGGGCGTGGAGCACCTTTCCAGCCGCAGAGGGGTCGCGGTCCTCGCGGGGCCAGGGGCAACCGTGGCGGTAACGTCGGCGGAAAGAGGAAGGCCGACGTGTTTAACCAGCCTGACTCCAAGCGCCGCcagaccaacaaccaacagaacTGGGGGTCCCAGCCCATCGCCCAGCAGCCCCTGCAGCAGGGGGCCGACTATTCCGGTAACTATGGTTACAGTAATGACACCATGGAGTTTTCACAGGATTCTTATGGGCAGCAGTGGAAGTAG
- the LOC120826398 gene encoding heterogeneous nuclear ribonucleoprotein R isoform X1 produces the protein MAAAEVNGSSAPVKEEEEPMDVTATHTENYQTLVDAGLPQKVAESLDNIFQTGLVEYVDLDERAIDALREFNEEGALTVLQQFKESDLSHVQNKSAFLCGVMKTYRQREKQGSKVQESTKGPDETKIKVNKIISSENINMPLQLRHSVNAFVFVFQALLERTGYTLDVTTGQRKYGGPPPEDVFKGIQPGIGTEVFVGKIPRDLYEDELVPLFESAGPIWDLRLMMDPLSGQNRGYAFITYCNKDDAQKAVKLCDNHEIRPGKYLGVCISVANNRLFVGSIPKNKTRESILEDFGKVTEGLQEVILYHQPDDKKKNRGFCFLEYEDHKSAAQARRRLMSGKVKVWGNPVTVEWADPVAEPDPEVMAKVKVLFVRKLATAVTEELLEKTFSQFGKLERVKKLKDYAFVHFEERDSAVKAMDEMNGKELGGEDIEIVLAKPPDKKRKERQAARQTTRNSGYDDYYYYQPPRMPPPGRGRGRGGRGGYAYPSDYYGYDDYYDDYYGYDYHDYRGGYEDPYYGYEDVYSMRGRGTRPSRGGPPPPRARGAPPARGRGGYAQRGPPLGGPRGGRGGRGAPFQPQRGRGPRGARGNRGGNVGGKRKADVFNQPDSKRRQTNNQQNWGSQPIAQQPLQQGADYSGNYGYSNDTMEFSQDSYGQQWK, from the exons ATGGCTGCCGCCGAGGTGAACGGCAGCTCCGCTCCcgtgaaggaggaagaggagcccaTGGACGTGACCGCGACGCACACCGAGAACTACCAGACGCTCGTCGACGCCGGGCTTCCTCAGAAAGTAGCCGAAAGTCTAGATAACATCTTCCAGACAG gcCTGGTGGAGTATGTTGACTTAGACGAAAGGGCCATTGATGCACTGCGTGAGTTCAATGAGGAGGGAGCGCTCACTGTGTTGCAACAATTCAAAGAGAGCGACCTGTCACACGTACAG aaTAAAAGTGCTTTCCTTTGCGGAGTGATGAAGACttacagacagagagaaaagcaagGAAGTAAAGTACAAGAGTCCACCAAGGGCCCagatgaaacaaaaataaaggtaaataaaataatctcatCTGAAAACATAAACATGCCTCTGCAGTTACGCCACTCAGTCAacgcttttgtttttgtttttcaggctTTACTGGAGCGGACCGGATACACCCTGGATGTCACTACGGGGCAGAGAAAATATGGAGGTCCCCCGCCTGAGGACGTGTTCAAAGGAATCCAACCAGGGATTGGAACTGAG GTGTTTGTCGGAAAAATCCCAAGAGATTTGTATGAAGATGAGCTTGTTCCTCTCTTTGAGTCTGCTGGTCCGATCTGGGACCTCAGGCTAATGATGGACCCTCTCTCTGGTCAGAATAGAGGCTACGCCTTTATTACCTACTGCAATAAGGATGACGCACAAAAGGCCGTGAAGCTT tgtGATAACCATGAAATCCGCCCTGGCAAGTACTTGGGAGTGTGTATATCTGTTGCAAACAATCGCCTGTTTGTTGGATCAATTCCAAAGAACAAGACAAGGGAAAGTATATTGGAAGACTTTGGGAAAGTTACAG AGGGTCTCCAGGAGGTGATACTGTACCACCAGCCAGATGACAAGAAGAAAAACCGCGGCTTTTGTTTCCTGGAGTACGAGGATCACAAGTCTGCAGCACAGGCCCGCCGCCGCCTGATGAGTGGCAAGGTCAAAGTGTGGGGTAACCCCGTCACTGTGGAGTGGGCGGACCCTGTTGCTGAGCCAGACCCGGAGGTCATGGCCAAG GTCAAGGTGCTCTTTGTTAGGAAACTAGCCACAGCAGTGACTGAAGAGCTCCTTGAAAAAACCTTCTCCCAGTTTGGAAAGCTGGAGCGAGTGAAGAAATTGAAAGACTATGCTTTTGTCCATTTTGAAGAAAGGGATTCTGCTGTAAAG gcaATGGATGAGATGAATGGGAAGGAACTAGGAGGAGAAGACATCGAGATAGTCCTGGCAAAGCCCCCGGacaagaagaggaaagagcGCCAAGCAGCTCGTCAGACCACCAGGAATTCAGG GTATGatgactactactactaccaacCCCCACGCATGCCCCCACCTGGCCGAGGCAGGGGGCGCGGTGGCCGTGGGGGCTATGCCTATCCGTCCGATTACTACGGATACGATGACTACTACGATGACTACTATGGCTATGACTATCATGACTACCGTGGCGGCTATGAAGACCCTTACTACGGCTACGAAGATGTGTACAGCATGAGGGGCCGTGGCACCCGTCCCAGCAGGGGcggacctcctccacctcgagCTCGTGGGGCACCCCCGGCAAGAGGGCGGGGGGGCTACGCCCAGAGAGGGCCCCCCCTTGGTGGCCCAAGGGGCGGCCGAGGAGGGCGTGGAGCACCTTTCCAGCCGCAGAGGGGTCGCGGTCCTCGCGGGGCCAGGGGCAACCGTGGCGGTAACGTCGGCGGAAAGAGGAAGGCCGACGTGTTTAACCAGCCTGACTCCAAGCGCCGCcagaccaacaaccaacagaacTGGGGGTCCCAGCCCATCGCCCAGCAGCCCCTGCAGCAGGGGGCCGACTATTCCGGTAACTATGGTTACAGTAATGACACCATGGAGTTTTCACAGGATTCTTATGGGCAGCAGTGGAAGTAG
- the dnajc8 gene encoding dnaJ homolog subfamily C member 8 isoform X1 produces the protein MPSSVWPFPALIREAGLNQLQAGSVAGFLDRQNKPPAGRCTSGPVFTEHRLAALFPALQTAQVKQIEKRDSVLTSKQQIERLLRPGSSYFNLNPFEVLQIDPEATDDELKKRFRALSILVHPDKNQDDQVRSQKAFEAVDKAYKLLLEPEQRKRALDVIHAGQEYVEHYVKEKKKQLKKDGKSLDMEEDDPEMFKQAVYKQTMKLFAELEIKRKEREAKDMHERKRAREEEIETAEKAKRDREWQKNFEETRDGRVDSWRTFQAKGKKSKEKKNRSFLKPPKVKMEQRE, from the exons ATGCCCTCGTCTGTGTGGCCTTTTCCAGCTCTGATTCGGGAGGCCGGGCTCAACCAGCTGCAAGCCGGCAGCGTCGCAGGGTTTCTCGACCGGCAGAATAAACCACCTGCTGGGCGGTGCACTTCGGGGCCAGTGTTCACTGAACACAGACTGGCTGCCCTGTTCCCGGCTCTGCAGACTGCACAG GTGAAGCAGATTGAGAAGAGGGACTCTGTGTTAACCTCCAAGCAGCAGATCGAGAGGCTGCTCAGACCCGGGTCATCCTACTTCAATCTTAATCCTTTTGAG GTGCTGCAAATTGATCCCGAGGCAACAGATGATGAATTGAAGAAAAGATTTCGGGCG TTGTCCATTTTGGTTCATCCAGACAAAAATCAAGATGATCAAGTCAGATCACAGAAAGCCTTTGAAG ctgtggacaaggcctacAAACTGCTGCTGGAGCCGGAACAGAGGAAGAGAGCCTTGGATGTGATCCATGCGGGACAGGAGTATGTGGAGCACTAC gtaaaggagaaaaagaaacagttaAAGAAGGATGGGAAGTCATTGGATATGGAGGAGGACGACCCTGAAATG TTCAAGCAAGCCGTGtacaaacagaccatgaagctcTTTGCAGAGCTGGAAATcaagaggaaggaaagggaaGCAAAGGACATGCACGAAAG GAAAAGGGCGAGAGAGGAAGAAATTGAGACGGCAGAGAAAGCAAAGCGGGACAGAGAATGGCAGAAAAACTTTGAG GAAACACGAGATGGGCGTGTGGACAGTTGGAGAACCTTCCAGGCCAAAGGCAAGAAGAGCAAGGAGAAAAAGAACCGGTCATTCCTCAAGCCCCCCAAAGTCAAGATGGAACAGAGGGAATGA
- the dnajc8 gene encoding dnaJ homolog subfamily C member 8 isoform X2 — MAAAGGEPSTVNVSDELFQNFYTEVKQIEKRDSVLTSKQQIERLLRPGSSYFNLNPFEVLQIDPEATDDELKKRFRALSILVHPDKNQDDQVRSQKAFEAVDKAYKLLLEPEQRKRALDVIHAGQEYVEHYVKEKKKQLKKDGKSLDMEEDDPEMFKQAVYKQTMKLFAELEIKRKEREAKDMHERKRAREEEIETAEKAKRDREWQKNFEETRDGRVDSWRTFQAKGKKSKEKKNRSFLKPPKVKMEQRE, encoded by the exons ATGGCGGCCGCCGGAGGAGAACCTTCTACCGTAAATGTGTCGGATGAATTGTTTCAAAACTTTTACACGGAG GTGAAGCAGATTGAGAAGAGGGACTCTGTGTTAACCTCCAAGCAGCAGATCGAGAGGCTGCTCAGACCCGGGTCATCCTACTTCAATCTTAATCCTTTTGAG GTGCTGCAAATTGATCCCGAGGCAACAGATGATGAATTGAAGAAAAGATTTCGGGCG TTGTCCATTTTGGTTCATCCAGACAAAAATCAAGATGATCAAGTCAGATCACAGAAAGCCTTTGAAG ctgtggacaaggcctacAAACTGCTGCTGGAGCCGGAACAGAGGAAGAGAGCCTTGGATGTGATCCATGCGGGACAGGAGTATGTGGAGCACTAC gtaaaggagaaaaagaaacagttaAAGAAGGATGGGAAGTCATTGGATATGGAGGAGGACGACCCTGAAATG TTCAAGCAAGCCGTGtacaaacagaccatgaagctcTTTGCAGAGCTGGAAATcaagaggaaggaaagggaaGCAAAGGACATGCACGAAAG GAAAAGGGCGAGAGAGGAAGAAATTGAGACGGCAGAGAAAGCAAAGCGGGACAGAGAATGGCAGAAAAACTTTGAG GAAACACGAGATGGGCGTGTGGACAGTTGGAGAACCTTCCAGGCCAAAGGCAAGAAGAGCAAGGAGAAAAAGAACCGGTCATTCCTCAAGCCCCCCAAAGTCAAGATGGAACAGAGGGAATGA
- the dnajc8 gene encoding dnaJ homolog subfamily C member 8 isoform X3 translates to MCRMNCFKTFTRRYDASYVKQIEKRDSVLTSKQQIERLLRPGSSYFNLNPFEVLQIDPEATDDELKKRFRALSILVHPDKNQDDQVRSQKAFEAVDKAYKLLLEPEQRKRALDVIHAGQEYVEHYVKEKKKQLKKDGKSLDMEEDDPEMFKQAVYKQTMKLFAELEIKRKEREAKDMHERKRAREEEIETAEKAKRDREWQKNFEETRDGRVDSWRTFQAKGKKSKEKKNRSFLKPPKVKMEQRE, encoded by the exons ATGTGTCGGATGAATTGTTTCAAAACTTTTACACGGAGGTACGATGCTTCTTAT GTGAAGCAGATTGAGAAGAGGGACTCTGTGTTAACCTCCAAGCAGCAGATCGAGAGGCTGCTCAGACCCGGGTCATCCTACTTCAATCTTAATCCTTTTGAG GTGCTGCAAATTGATCCCGAGGCAACAGATGATGAATTGAAGAAAAGATTTCGGGCG TTGTCCATTTTGGTTCATCCAGACAAAAATCAAGATGATCAAGTCAGATCACAGAAAGCCTTTGAAG ctgtggacaaggcctacAAACTGCTGCTGGAGCCGGAACAGAGGAAGAGAGCCTTGGATGTGATCCATGCGGGACAGGAGTATGTGGAGCACTAC gtaaaggagaaaaagaaacagttaAAGAAGGATGGGAAGTCATTGGATATGGAGGAGGACGACCCTGAAATG TTCAAGCAAGCCGTGtacaaacagaccatgaagctcTTTGCAGAGCTGGAAATcaagaggaaggaaagggaaGCAAAGGACATGCACGAAAG GAAAAGGGCGAGAGAGGAAGAAATTGAGACGGCAGAGAAAGCAAAGCGGGACAGAGAATGGCAGAAAAACTTTGAG GAAACACGAGATGGGCGTGTGGACAGTTGGAGAACCTTCCAGGCCAAAGGCAAGAAGAGCAAGGAGAAAAAGAACCGGTCATTCCTCAAGCCCCCCAAAGTCAAGATGGAACAGAGGGAATGA